CGCCATTGCAAGCTGAAAAGGACATGTATCTGGATGATGATGGCAATGCGGTAAAAGAGCTATCACGCTTTCATGGTCTAGCGGTCGGTGTTCCAGGTACAGTCGCTGGATTGGTAACAGCGCTTGAAAACTACGGCAGCATGCCTTTAGCACAAGTCATGGCGCCCGCGATAGATTTGGCTGAAAATGGTATTGAAGTAACCCCTGGTCTGGCCGAGTCGCTTATCTCTCTTGAGGACAGATTAAAGAAATGGCCGAGCTCTGCCAAAATCTTCTTTAAAGCCGATGGTAGCCCTTACCAAGTTGGCGAGCGTTTATATCAACCAGAGCTTGCCATCTCATTAAAGCGCATCGCTCAACAAGGCGCGGCTGGGTTTTATACTGGCAAAACCGCACAAAATATTGTTAAAGCGGTCAACGAAGCCGGCGGTATTATGAGTATGCAAGACTTGGCAGACTATCAAGCCCTTATTCGTGAGCCTGTTACCGGAACTTATCGTGGCTATAAGATTACCTCTATGCCACCACCCTCCTCTGGTGGCGCTCACATTATTCAGATTCTTAATATCTTAGAAGGCTATCCTCTAAAAGAATATGGCCATAACAGTGCCCAGACCATACATTTGATGTCCGAAGCAATGCAGTTGGCTTATGCAGATCGTTCTGAATACTTAGGTGATGCCGACTTCGTCGAGGTGCCCTTAGCTGGTATTACAGCCAAAGCGTATGCGCAAGAGCTGCGTAAAAGCATTGATCCTAATAAAGCAACGCCCGCCAGCTTAGTAAAGCCAAACAACCCTCTGCCTTATGAAAGCAATGAGACCACTCATTTTTCAATTGTCGATAAGCAAGGAAATGCGGTAGCCAATACCTATACCTTAAACTTCTCTTACGGTACCGGTCTAGTCGCTGAAGGCACAGGGATTTTGTTAAACAATGAGATGGATGACTTCTCAGCCAAAGCTGGTGTTGCCAATGCTTATGGACTACTGGGTAATGAAGCTAATGCAGTCGCAGCTGGCAAGCGTCCGCTGTCTTCAATGAGCCCAACCATCGTATTTAAAGATGATAAACCTTATATCGTCACTGGCAGCCCAGGTGGCAGTCGAATTATCACCACAGTGACTCAGATTATCTCTAACGTGATTGACCATGATATGAATATTGCTGAGGCCACTCATGCACCGCGTATTCATGATCAGTGGATGCCTGATGAGATTCGTATCGAGAAGTCGCTAAATATTGACACCATAAACAAGCTCGAGTCGATGGGCCATAAGGTCTCTCCAAAAGCAGCAATGGGATCAACACAGTCGATTATGTTGACCCCACAAGGCTTATATGGGTCATCAGACCCAAGACGTACTGATTCTGCAGTAGTCGGTTATTAAGCTAGAACTTTTATTAACTTAGCTGCTAGATTTCATAAGTTAGATATGTAGGTGATAAAGGCACAGAGGTCACGTCTACATATCGACTTTCAGTCTATCCCAATACTTCTGATACAGCGCCATAGTAGAGTCGCTGACATCGCCACGGAAAGTCGCAAGTGAAAGTAACTCTTCTGGCGGATAAATAATCTGATCATTGGCAATTTCAGGCGGTAGCAAATCTTTGGCTGCTTCACTCGGTGAACCATAACCAATTTCTTCACTGATAATAGCCGAGTTTTCAGGACGTAAGATAAAGTCGATAAACGCATGCGCATTGTCGCGATTTTTGGCATTTTTTGGAATGCACATGTTATCCATCCACATAATTGCGCCTTCTTTTGGATAGACAAAATCAAGTTCTGGCATGCCCTGGTCTTGAGCCATAATGACCTCGCCATTCCAAGCCATACCTAAATAGGTCTCCCCTTCGATGAAAGGCATACGCGGCGCATCTGAGTTAAAGGTACGTACGTTTGGCATCATCTTCGATAAGATCTGATACGACTCTTTGATGTGCTGCGGGTCTTCGGTCATGACTGGATAACCCAGTACCAACAGCCCAATGATAAACACATCACGCATGTCATTCATCAGCATCACTCGACCTTCAAACTCTGGAAGCCACAAATCATTCCATGAACGTATGCTATCAATATCCACTCTGTTTTTATTGACCGCGATACCTGATGAGCCCCACAAGTAAGGAATACTAAATTTATTTTCTGGGTCAAAATTGGCATCCAAAAATGCCTTACCAAGATGCTTAAAGTTAGACAGTTTACTGTGATCAATCTGCTCTAACATGCCCTCTTTACGCATCTTATCCACGAAGTCGGTACTTGGGAAAATAATGTCGTAATCACCACGATTGTTCATCAGCTTTAACTTGGCATACATCGCCTCATTGGAGTCAAAGGTGCTGTATATCACCTCAATACCCGTTTCTTCAGTAAAGGCTTCTAGCACATCGTCGGAAATGTATTCGGTCCAGTTATAGACCTTGACTACATTTTTGCCATCCGTATTAACCGTAGCAGATTCAGCATCGTCTGTCTCATTAGATGAGCCTGTTGGCTGACAGCCGCTAAGCGCACCCACGCCTGATAACGCAGCCAACCCGGCCCCTGTTATTTCCAAAAAACGTCGGCGAGTGAGAAACTTAGTGTTTGACATAACAATATCCTTAACGTTTTCTGAGCAACAACAGCTGTGAGATGACCAAGCCAATCAGTGATATGGCCAATAAGATAGTGCCTACCGCATTAACCTCTGGCTTCACCCCAACACGAACCATAGAATAAATTTGTAACGGCAAAATCTCAAAACTTGCACCGGTATTAAAGGTAGACACCACCACATCATCGAGCGATAACGTAAACGCCAATACCCAACCTGCCAGCACTGCCGGCATGATGGTTGGTAATAAAACAGTACGTATCATGGTAAATTCACTGGCTCCTAGGTCACGAGCCGCTTCTAAAATACTATTGTCTAAGCTCGCCAATCGAGCCGATACCGTAATCACCACGAAAGGTAAACAGAAGGTAATGTGCGCTAATAATAAAGTCACAAACCCAAGCTCAATACCAATCATCAAAAACAGCGCCAACAGTGAAATTGCCAATACAATCTCAGGCGACATCATTAGCACAAACAGTAAGCTTTGCAGTACGCTTTTACCTTTAAAGTCATAACGTTGAAATGATAAAGCGGTCAGGCTACCGATAACAGTGGTTACCGTTGCCGCCACAACTGCCAGTAATACTGAATTCATGGCGGCTTGTATCATTGCCTCATTATTAAACAGCTCATGGTACCAATTAAAGCTAAAGCCGCCCCAGGTATAACCCACTTTCGAGGCGTTAAATGAAAACACCACCATCACTAAGATGGGTGCAAACAGCACTAGGTAGATAAGGGTTAAATAAAGGCGAGAAAGCCACTTCATTGTATTACTCATACTCACCCCCTTAAGCCACTTCATTATGATCGGTTTTGCCGATACGTTTACTGCTGGCGTAGTAAGCCGCGATTAATATCGCCATGGTCACCGTCAACAATACGCTTGCTGCCGCCCCAAATGGCCAATCACGCGCATCTAAGAATTGCGACTTGATAATATTACCGACCAATAAGTTACGCGAACCGCCCAAGATGTCTGCCACGTAGAACATACCCATCGCTGGCAGTAACACCAATAACACACCTGAGATGATACCCGGTGTGGTTAATGGCAGTATGATGTGCCAAAAGGTCTGAAACTTATTGGCGCCCAAGTCCTTTGATGCCAACACAATATCATCGCGCATATCGGTAAATACCGCATACAAAGGCAGTACCATAAACGGGAATAACAGATAAACCAATCCACCAATCACTGCTTTTTGGGTATATAAAATTTGTAATGGCTCATCAATAAGTCCCATACCAATCAAGGCTGAACTTAATAGACCATTGGCGGCAATAATTAACTTAACTGCATATAAGCGCACTAAAGAATTGGTCCAAAAAGGTATGATTAATAGCAACATCAAAAATGACTGCCATTTTTTTGACACCCGGCTGACCAACCACGCAAAAGGATATCCCAAAATAAGGCAAATCAAAGTAGTTATCGCTGCCATACTCAACGAATGCATAAACACTTTGACATACAAAGGATCGATAAAGCGTAAGTAGCTTTCAACCGTCAATGGTAATTCCAAAAAGGTGTCTTCATCACGGGTCAAAAAGCTGGCAAGCACTACCAAGATATTAGGAATCAAGGCAAATATAATCAGCCAAGCCCAAATGATAAACACCGTTACCCGCTGAAACAGACGCCCACTTTGATGATGTTTAGGCTGTTTATTCTGATCTGACTTATTCATCTGGTAATATCCACTCCCAACCATCGACCCAGTCTACACGGACTTCCTGGCCAAGCTTATAGTTAAAATTAGGATCATCTTCATTAAAGTACTCAGATGCTTTAACCATATTGCCATTTTCAAGCTCAATCACAGAGTCTAACGTACTGCCTTTATAGGCACTGTCAATCACGTAACCTACTAAACCATCATGACCTTCGTTTAGATAATAAACGCGGATGTCTTCAGGACGTAGAAGCAAATTGATACTTTGCCCCACTTTTACTTCAAACTTAGGACGTGGTAAGTCGCGTACCGGATGGAAGCCGTCTTTTTGTTCTGTGACCTCAACCTTGATGCGCTTGTCATTAATTTCAAGCACTCGACCTTTGAACAAGTTGGTCTCGCCAATAAAGTTCGCCGTGAATAAGTTAGCTGGAGACTCATAAATACCAATAGGGCTATCAATTTGCTGAAACTCGCCAGCTTTCATTACCGCAATGCGATCTGACATCGACAACGCTTCTTCTTGGTCGTGGGTAACGAATACGAAGGTAATCCCAAGTTCACGCTGCAAACGCTTAAGCTCTGACTGCATTTGAACCCGCATTTTGGCATCTAATGCCGATAATGGCTCATCAAGTAATAGCATTTTAGGACGATTAACCACAGCGCGTGCAATAGCAATACGCTGCTGCTGACCACCTGATAAATCTTGGGGTCTTCGATTGATGGTATGCTCGAGCTGCACCATCGCCAACGCTTCTTTCACCCGTTGTTTGATCTCATCTTTAGGCACTTTTTTTAACTTTAGCCCATAAGCAATATTATCAAACACATTCATATGCGGAAATAATGCATACTGCTGAAACACAGTATTAATCGGGCGTTTCTCTGCTGGCAGGTCGGTGATATCAACGCCATCTAGTGTCATACTGCCTGTATCTGGTACTTCAAAACCGCCAATCATACGCAGTAGCGTGGTCTTACCACAGCCTGAAGGCCCCAATAAAGTCAAAAACTCACCATCATAAATGTCCAAATCAATACTTTTTAGAATCTGTGTATCATCATAGGACTTACTGATACCACGAATACGTAGCAATGACTTCTTATCATCGGGCTGATTTCTAGTTAAATTACTAGGCGTTCTATTGACCTTTAATGAATCTATAGATGCATGATCAGGAAGTTTAACGTTAGGATCTAATGCGTTGTCAGCTGCATTAACGGAGGGTCTATTATTAATCGACATAGAAACAGCCTCATTGTAAAAATAAAGAAGACATAAACGAATACAGAGATAGCTTTTGTGTGACAACATCAGCAAAAACTATAGTGACGATAAAAGCTGCTATCGTACAGGAGCAGCAGAAAAAAACCAATACATCAGATAAAATTAGCACAATCATTACTTAATTTATCAAATAGTTACAGCACTCAATAACGCTCAAAGCGTAAAATAATGTCATAAAACTTGAATATAACCGCTATTAATAACTATTTTTAATATAGAAAACTATTTGTAAATTAGGAGTTTTAAAATGAAGAACGCGTGTCTTATGAACCCAGCTGCTCTAGCCCTTATTGTCTTGGCAGGATGTAGTAACCCCAACGAGGAGGCCAAAACTCCTGATGCAGTTAACACCGAACCGGTGGCAACTGAACAAGTTGCTATCGACACCAATGAGGTGGCTGCTACCGCTACCACTGCTCAGTTTATTAGCATAGAAGACGCCATTGCCGCAGCGCTTAAAAATACATCTGGTGACGTCATCGATGTTGAACTCGATACCCATGACAATGGCACCCAAGCTGAATACGAAGTGGATGTCATTGCTAATAATTTCAAGCATGAGATAAAACTGAACGCCATTAGCGCAGACATTATTGAAGTCACCCAAAAAAGCTTGGATACTGATGATCAAGCTGAGCATCAAGCGCTACAACAAGCATCTGTTAATCTTGAGCAAGCCATCAAAACAGCGGCTGATAGTGTCGCCGGGTCTACCGTTACTGGGGCAGGCTTTGATTTAGATAACAATCAAGGCGTTTATGAAATTAAACTAATGGCCGATAATCAAGAGCATGAGGTGAAAGTTGACGCCAATAGTAGTGACATTATTAGCTCTAAACTGGATTAATTAACGCCATAAGGCTACTCTTTATACAGGCCCTATAAATGTCGATAATCGTTAACGACTAACTTATATAACGACCAACCTATATTTAGCGTTTAATAAGCAACCAGTAACCCTCGTTATTGGTTGCTTTTTTGTGGTATGGCCTTTTTGAACAGCATGGCTTGTAAAAGATATGTCTTGTGATAAGCAGCTACTGTTTATTAAAGTGCTTTTCTTTATTAATCTTTATTAAAGTGCTTTATCCTACTGAGCCGCCTTTGGGTAAAAAGCTGCCATCATCAGGTCCTGCCAGCTCTTGTTGTAACAAGCTATTAAGCTTAGCATTCATCGTTACTATCAATTCAACATTGCTGTCACTATCTGCTGCCAGATTATGCATCTCATCAGGATCTTGATGTAAATCAAACAGCTCGACATCATTATAGGCAAATATTTGCTCAAGGGTTTGCGGTTGATTGTGCTGCAACGGTGAAAAATAACGATTGAGTTTATAACGTCCATCAAACACACTGCGGATAGCACCACGCTTACTCAAATCTTGAGGAAAATTTTGCGCAGCAATCTCACTTCTACTGCTACCGGCATTCACAAACTGCTGCACACGCTGCATAAACTGGTAATCCAAATAGGCAAACATATTAAAGCTATATAGCGCCCCCTCGCGTATTTCGTTGATCTTGGCTTGCTCGCCTTTTTGTAATAAAGGGGTCAAAGTTTTGCCGCGTAAGTTAGTCGATAAACGCCGAGTCGTCGACTCATCTGCCCCACTCCA
Above is a window of Psychrobacter sp. FDAARGOS_221 DNA encoding:
- the potB gene encoding spermidine/putrescine ABC transporter permease PotB; translation: MNKSDQNKQPKHHQSGRLFQRVTVFIIWAWLIIFALIPNILVVLASFLTRDEDTFLELPLTVESYLRFIDPLYVKVFMHSLSMAAITTLICLILGYPFAWLVSRVSKKWQSFLMLLLIIPFWTNSLVRLYAVKLIIAANGLLSSALIGMGLIDEPLQILYTQKAVIGGLVYLLFPFMVLPLYAVFTDMRDDIVLASKDLGANKFQTFWHIILPLTTPGIISGVLLVLLPAMGMFYVADILGGSRNLLVGNIIKSQFLDARDWPFGAAASVLLTVTMAILIAAYYASSKRIGKTDHNEVA
- a CDS encoding ABC transporter substrate-binding protein — protein: MSNTKFLTRRRFLEITGAGLAALSGVGALSGCQPTGSSNETDDAESATVNTDGKNVVKVYNWTEYISDDVLEAFTEETGIEVIYSTFDSNEAMYAKLKLMNNRGDYDIIFPSTDFVDKMRKEGMLEQIDHSKLSNFKHLGKAFLDANFDPENKFSIPYLWGSSGIAVNKNRVDIDSIRSWNDLWLPEFEGRVMLMNDMRDVFIIGLLVLGYPVMTEDPQHIKESYQILSKMMPNVRTFNSDAPRMPFIEGETYLGMAWNGEVIMAQDQGMPELDFVYPKEGAIMWMDNMCIPKNAKNRDNAHAFIDFILRPENSAIISEEIGYGSPSEAAKDLLPPEIANDQIIYPPEELLSLATFRGDVSDSTMALYQKYWDRLKVDM
- the ggt gene encoding gamma-glutamyltransferase codes for the protein MKTSPKRSVKQNTVLKASILSNINPINKHTPKRLAASLLGMSALMLVGTQATYAIDQNTPTQNSAVSATTSTPLNTDTIKALEISENKTIKALRNPSSGSSSQSTTVNTNSQANEQAIFSADAIHHPLWAKNGMVATQEALASNIGLQILEQGGNAVDAAVAVGFALAVTLPRAGNIGGGGFMMIYDANTGKTVALDYREKAPLQAEKDMYLDDDGNAVKELSRFHGLAVGVPGTVAGLVTALENYGSMPLAQVMAPAIDLAENGIEVTPGLAESLISLEDRLKKWPSSAKIFFKADGSPYQVGERLYQPELAISLKRIAQQGAAGFYTGKTAQNIVKAVNEAGGIMSMQDLADYQALIREPVTGTYRGYKITSMPPPSSGGAHIIQILNILEGYPLKEYGHNSAQTIHLMSEAMQLAYADRSEYLGDADFVEVPLAGITAKAYAQELRKSIDPNKATPASLVKPNNPLPYESNETTHFSIVDKQGNAVANTYTLNFSYGTGLVAEGTGILLNNEMDDFSAKAGVANAYGLLGNEANAVAAGKRPLSSMSPTIVFKDDKPYIVTGSPGGSRIITTVTQIISNVIDHDMNIAEATHAPRIHDQWMPDEIRIEKSLNIDTINKLESMGHKVSPKAAMGSTQSIMLTPQGLYGSSDPRRTDSAVVGY
- a CDS encoding PepSY domain-containing protein translates to MKNACLMNPAALALIVLAGCSNPNEEAKTPDAVNTEPVATEQVAIDTNEVAATATTAQFISIEDAIAAALKNTSGDVIDVELDTHDNGTQAEYEVDVIANNFKHEIKLNAISADIIEVTQKSLDTDDQAEHQALQQASVNLEQAIKTAADSVAGSTVTGAGFDLDNNQGVYEIKLMADNQEHEVKVDANSSDIISSKLD
- the potC gene encoding spermidine/putrescine ABC transporter permease PotC, whose translation is MSNTMKWLSRLYLTLIYLVLFAPILVMVVFSFNASKVGYTWGGFSFNWYHELFNNEAMIQAAMNSVLLAVVAATVTTVIGSLTALSFQRYDFKGKSVLQSLLFVLMMSPEIVLAISLLALFLMIGIELGFVTLLLAHITFCLPFVVITVSARLASLDNSILEAARDLGASEFTMIRTVLLPTIMPAVLAGWVLAFTLSLDDVVVSTFNTGASFEILPLQIYSMVRVGVKPEVNAVGTILLAISLIGLVISQLLLLRKR
- the potA gene encoding spermidine/putrescine ABC transporter ATP-binding protein PotA; the protein is MSINNRPSVNAADNALDPNVKLPDHASIDSLKVNRTPSNLTRNQPDDKKSLLRIRGISKSYDDTQILKSIDLDIYDGEFLTLLGPSGCGKTTLLRMIGGFEVPDTGSMTLDGVDITDLPAEKRPINTVFQQYALFPHMNVFDNIAYGLKLKKVPKDEIKQRVKEALAMVQLEHTINRRPQDLSGGQQQRIAIARAVVNRPKMLLLDEPLSALDAKMRVQMQSELKRLQRELGITFVFVTHDQEEALSMSDRIAVMKAGEFQQIDSPIGIYESPANLFTANFIGETNLFKGRVLEINDKRIKVEVTEQKDGFHPVRDLPRPKFEVKVGQSINLLLRPEDIRVYYLNEGHDGLVGYVIDSAYKGSTLDSVIELENGNMVKASEYFNEDDPNFNYKLGQEVRVDWVDGWEWILPDE